The following are encoded in a window of Deinococcota bacterium genomic DNA:
- a CDS encoding AbrB/MazE/SpoVT family DNA-binding domain-containing protein: MVNFFMAHSFSDSHKHQYSLQVGNRGRIVLPAELRKRLEIQEGDQLILTLETDGSLRLTSAWELAHKGLGLFAHVAPEVSLVDDLIAERKAEAARE, from the coding sequence GTGGTAAATTTCTTTATGGCCCACTCTTTTTCCGATTCCCACAAACACCAATATTCCCTACAAGTTGGCAACCGCGGGCGCATCGTCCTTCCAGCCGAGCTTCGCAAGCGCCTCGAGATTCAAGAGGGCGATCAACTCATTCTCACCCTAGAAACCGACGGCAGCTTACGGCTTACATCCGCGTGGGAGCTTGCCCACAAGGGCTTGGGACTCTTCGCTCATGTTGCGCCTGAAGTCAGCCTGGTTGATGACCTGATCGCCGAGCGCAAAGCCGAAGCGGCACGTGAATAG
- a CDS encoding type II toxin-antitoxin system VapC family toxin translates to MNSVLDASALLAHLKGEKGAEVVAEALSQGAAMSVVNLAEVLSKLAEWGQPPEAALERMQQAGLLHTLLKLEPLSEKDTLQVATWRPLTKALGLSLGDRCCLALAHRLALPALTSDRDWQQANVPVNVKLIR, encoded by the coding sequence GTGAATAGCGTTCTGGACGCCTCTGCTCTGCTTGCCCACCTAAAAGGAGAGAAGGGCGCCGAAGTGGTTGCAGAGGCCCTCAGCCAAGGGGCGGCCATGAGTGTGGTCAACCTGGCCGAAGTATTGTCCAAGCTGGCCGAGTGGGGCCAGCCACCCGAGGCAGCGCTCGAGCGCATGCAGCAAGCAGGGCTACTCCATACGCTCCTAAAACTCGAGCCTCTAAGCGAGAAAGACACGCTTCAGGTAGCGACATGGCGCCCGCTAACCAAAGCTCTTGGCTTATCTCTCGGGGACCGCTGTTGCCTGGCGCTGGCGCACCGCCTGGCACTGCCAGCACTCACCTCTGATAGGGATTGGCAACAGGCGAATGTGCCGGTGAATGTGAAGCTCATTCGCTAA
- a CDS encoding DUF4160 domain-containing protein → MPVLWRHFKYGDHEAVYTIETLELTRGGIPRRAQALVLEWATMNRAALIRNWQLARDGKPLEMLEPLE, encoded by the coding sequence TTGCCGGTTTTATGGCGCCACTTCAAATATGGTGACCATGAGGCTGTCTACACCATCGAGACGCTCGAGCTGACACGGGGTGGCATTCCGCGTCGCGCTCAGGCGCTTGTGCTGGAGTGGGCGACCATGAACCGCGCCGCACTCATACGAAACTGGCAACTTGCGAGGGATGGGAAGCCGCTAGAGATGCTTGAGCCACTGGAGTAG
- a CDS encoding DUF2442 domain-containing protein, with protein MKLVRTTSVVPLEGFRVRVIFDSGEERALDLEHYLRGPVFAPIRENQQLFRSVALEQGVLTWDCGDYKADIDPDVLYYGLTPAWMEDAEPAAS; from the coding sequence ATGAAGCTAGTACGCACAACGTCGGTTGTACCGCTCGAGGGATTTAGGGTGCGCGTCATTTTTGACAGCGGCGAAGAGCGGGCGCTTGACCTTGAACACTACCTGCGTGGTCCCGTCTTTGCACCCATCCGTGAAAACCAGCAGCTCTTTCGTTCGGTTGCGCTCGAGCAGGGCGTGCTCACCTGGGACTGTGGAGACTATAAGGCCGACATCGATCCGGACGTGCTCTATTACGGCTTGACTCCAGCGTGGATGGAGGATGCAGAGCCCGCAGCTTCGTAG
- a CDS encoding type II toxin-antitoxin system VapC family toxin, which produces MSAPGGASEAESRCVLDASALLAYLHDEDGGARVRGELAHALMSSVNWSEVVQKALAYNTNVTGLRQDLEALGLQIVDFDARQAEAAAELWTLTRSAGLSLADRACLALARARKLPALTSDKVWTRVSPNVQMIR; this is translated from the coding sequence GTGAGTGCCCCAGGCGGGGCTAGCGAAGCGGAATCACGCTGCGTCCTTGACGCCTCGGCCCTGCTCGCTTACCTGCATGACGAGGATGGGGGTGCGCGTGTTCGGGGGGAGCTTGCACACGCCCTCATGTCAAGCGTGAACTGGTCGGAGGTCGTTCAAAAAGCCTTGGCGTACAACACGAACGTCACCGGGCTGCGTCAGGACCTCGAGGCTTTGGGCTTGCAGATTGTGGACTTCGATGCTCGGCAGGCCGAGGCAGCCGCCGAGCTATGGACCCTCACCAGGAGCGCGGGGCTGTCGCTAGCCGACAGGGCATGCTTGGCTTTGGCTCGAGCGCGTAAGCTGCCTGCCCTGACTTCTGATAAGGTTTGGACTCGAGTCTCTCCTAACGTTCAGATGATTCGTTAA